One region of Chryseobacterium sp. SORGH_AS_0447 genomic DNA includes:
- a CDS encoding ATP-binding protein, with protein MSSFALFTVVLFYLALLFLVAYLAEKKTSKLWINNPYIYALSLAVYCTAWTYYGSIGVAATSGLNYLPIYVGPIMIIPAWIYINTRIVRISRVNKISSVADFISLRYGNSRSLSAIITIVCLLAIVPYIGLQIKAISETFHLVTETEISKNILTDNATFVVILIALFSSYYGTRYVDASEKRLGIISAIALESFLKLFFIIILGLFVIYFAFDGFSDIYQKASKFADFKEKNTFNGIEGAMNWMVLCMISGTAICILPRQFHTAIIENRQEKHIKTAIWFFPLYLLIFTIFIFPIAWGGRLIFEGQNVNPEFYSILIPQYFDKTWITVCVFLGGLSSSVSMIIISAITLSIMLSNNLIIPYGLLGKFKAENEIKNTRNITNIRKFSIFALIIMAFAFYKYFILKTSLDSVGLISFVVIAQLAPAFFGAIFWRRGSYKGAVTGLLAGLIICYFGLIIPQYYFSYNQEFKEVLRGLYDAFDFFTIPFLGRIPEIFFWSLLVNAGLFGIISVSSKGNYRERNFAELYVDIDKYIQNHENAFIWRGTAYVSDIKNILERFLGKKKTEQALRIFNLKYNIDSETETADSRFIKFSENLLAGRIGTASAKILIEGVTKEDKISLKEVLNILEESKENIILNKKLTEQSEELKKLSDDLRNANKNLIIKDQQKDDFLDSVAHELRTPITAIRAAGEILADDDDIPSEIKKEFLNNIITESDRLSEIINDILYLDKLEHGEIALHIRENNILETFKKALNPLLHLIQQKNIHLSEVNLLNKVLFAYDEARMIQLFQNILGNALKFTDENGTIQTKLSEKENEVVIKIFNTGKHIPEEDLELIFDKFYQSKNQNILKPTGSGLGLAISKKIVQAQGGSIKAENSGLGVTFTVTLPDRK; from the coding sequence ATGAGTAGTTTCGCATTATTCACTGTAGTTTTGTTTTACCTGGCCCTTCTGTTCTTAGTCGCTTATCTGGCGGAGAAGAAGACGAGCAAGCTCTGGATCAACAATCCATACATCTATGCACTTTCTCTCGCAGTCTACTGTACGGCCTGGACGTATTACGGAAGCATAGGTGTTGCAGCGACCAGCGGACTCAATTATCTTCCGATTTATGTCGGTCCCATTATGATTATCCCGGCTTGGATTTACATCAATACCCGGATTGTAAGGATTTCCAGGGTCAACAAGATCAGCAGCGTGGCCGATTTTATTTCTTTGCGGTATGGGAACAGCAGAAGTCTCAGCGCCATTATTACCATTGTATGCCTTTTGGCTATTGTGCCTTACATCGGCCTTCAGATCAAAGCCATTTCCGAAACCTTTCACCTGGTTACCGAAACGGAAATTTCGAAAAATATTTTAACGGACAATGCCACTTTCGTAGTGATATTAATTGCTTTATTTTCCTCCTATTACGGAACACGGTACGTCGATGCTTCGGAAAAGCGGTTGGGAATCATCTCAGCGATCGCGCTGGAAAGTTTCCTGAAGCTGTTCTTCATTATTATTTTAGGATTGTTTGTGATCTATTTCGCTTTTGACGGGTTTTCCGATATTTATCAAAAGGCAAGCAAGTTTGCAGATTTTAAAGAGAAAAACACATTCAACGGGATTGAAGGCGCCATGAACTGGATGGTGCTGTGCATGATTTCAGGAACTGCGATCTGCATTCTCCCACGGCAGTTTCACACAGCCATCATCGAAAACCGACAGGAAAAGCACATCAAAACGGCCATCTGGTTTTTCCCGCTCTATCTGTTGATTTTCACCATCTTTATTTTTCCGATTGCCTGGGGCGGAAGGCTGATCTTTGAAGGACAAAACGTGAATCCTGAGTTCTACTCTATTTTAATTCCGCAATATTTCGACAAAACCTGGATTACGGTCTGCGTTTTCCTGGGCGGACTGAGTTCTTCCGTTTCGATGATCATCATTTCCGCGATCACTTTATCCATCATGCTGTCCAACAACTTGATCATCCCATATGGACTGCTGGGAAAATTTAAAGCAGAAAATGAAATAAAAAACACCCGCAATATTACCAACATCCGGAAGTTCAGCATTTTTGCACTGATCATTATGGCTTTCGCTTTCTATAAATATTTTATTCTGAAAACTTCACTGGATTCGGTGGGTTTGATCTCTTTTGTAGTGATCGCCCAGCTGGCTCCCGCATTCTTCGGCGCTATTTTCTGGCGGAGGGGAAGCTACAAAGGCGCCGTTACCGGATTGCTGGCAGGACTGATCATCTGCTATTTCGGCCTAATTATTCCTCAGTATTATTTTTCGTACAACCAGGAATTTAAAGAAGTGCTCAGAGGACTGTATGATGCATTCGACTTTTTTACCATCCCTTTTCTGGGCAGGATCCCGGAGATTTTCTTTTGGTCGCTTCTGGTGAATGCAGGGCTGTTCGGCATTATTTCCGTAAGCAGCAAAGGGAACTACCGGGAAAGAAATTTTGCAGAGCTTTATGTAGATATCGACAAATACATCCAAAATCACGAGAATGCATTCATCTGGAGGGGAACGGCTTATGTTTCGGATATTAAAAACATCCTGGAACGGTTTTTAGGAAAAAAGAAAACTGAACAGGCCCTTCGGATCTTCAATTTAAAATACAACATCGACTCGGAAACGGAGACCGCTGATTCCCGCTTTATTAAATTTTCGGAAAACCTGCTGGCAGGAAGAATAGGAACCGCTTCGGCAAAAATTTTAATCGAAGGTGTTACCAAAGAAGATAAAATCTCACTGAAGGAAGTACTGAATATTTTAGAGGAATCCAAAGAAAACATCATCCTCAATAAAAAGCTTACCGAGCAGTCGGAAGAGCTTAAAAAATTATCGGATGACCTGAGAAATGCCAATAAAAATTTAATTATTAAAGACCAGCAGAAAGACGACTTCCTGGATTCTGTGGCACATGAGCTGAGGACGCCCATCACCGCCATCCGCGCGGCCGGAGAAATTCTGGCAGACGACGATGACATTCCTTCAGAAATCAAAAAGGAGTTTCTGAATAACATCATTACCGAATCTGACCGTTTAAGTGAAATCATCAACGACATCCTGTATCTGGACAAATTGGAACATGGGGAAATTGCCCTGCACATCAGAGAAAACAACATACTTGAAACCTTTAAAAAAGCATTGAATCCTCTCCTGCATCTGATTCAGCAGAAAAATATCCATTTAAGCGAAGTCAATCTTCTCAACAAGGTTTTGTTTGCCTATGATGAGGCACGGATGATCCAGCTGTTTCAGAATATTTTGGGGAATGCATTGAAATTTACAGATGAGAATGGCACGATCCAGACCAAATTATCCGAAAAAGAAAACGAGGTGGTCATTAAGATCTTCAATACAGGAAAACATATCCCGGAAGAAGATCTGGAACTGATTTTCGATAAATTTTACCAGTCCAAAAACCAGAATATTCTAAAACCGACAGGAAGCGGCCTTGGGCTGGCCATTTCGAAAAAAATCGTACAGGCACAAGGCGGAAGCATAAAAGCAGAAAACAGCGGGTTAGGTGTTACCTTTACGGTTACCCTGCCCGACAGAAAATAA
- a CDS encoding response regulator transcription factor, with protein MKRIIIADDEHKILMSLEYSFRKNGYDVYIARDGTEVLEFLKTMVPDVILLDIMMPNMDGYSTLDRIKQDEKLKNTKVIFLSAKNNPKDIEKGLEMGADAYVTKPYSIKKLMQQIEEMLGNE; from the coding sequence ATGAAAAGGATCATTATTGCAGATGACGAACACAAAATATTAATGTCACTGGAATACAGCTTCAGGAAAAACGGCTACGATGTCTATATTGCCAGAGACGGAACAGAGGTTCTTGAATTTTTAAAGACCATGGTTCCCGATGTCATCTTACTGGACATCATGATGCCGAATATGGACGGCTACAGCACCCTGGATCGCATTAAACAGGATGAAAAACTGAAAAATACCAAAGTGATTTTCCTGAGTGCAAAAAACAACCCGAAAGACATTGAAAAGGGACTGGAAATGGGAGCCGATGCCTATGTAACAAAACCTTATTCGATCAAAAAGCTGATGCAGCAGATTGAGGAGATGCTAGGGAATGAATGA
- a CDS encoding AMP-binding protein, whose protein sequence is MEDLFKRSIEDKEGFWNEQAGEISWFQFPTQILSKDENRYAQWFSDGKLNMCYLCIDKHIEDGFGEQTAIVYDSPVTGQKIKYTFSQAKEEISKLAGGLISLGLQKGDTAVIYMPMIPQTLFAMLACARIGVIHNVVFGGFAPNELVVRIDDCKPKALITATAGIEITKRIPYLPLVEKAIELAQDKVENIIVYNRKLADNQHEMFEGLIDYETLVQQSEPADCVPVESTHPLYLLYTSGTTGKPKGITRDTGGYATALKFSMNFIYGVKPGETYWAASDFGWAVGHSFSVYGPLINSNTTVIFEGKPVMTPDAGTFWRIISEYKVSVMFTAPTAIRAIKKEDPNGELVKKYDLTHFKKQFLAGERCDVATLDWFAEHIGVPAIDHWWQTESGWPMLGLLTADDTYKIKRASAGKPIPGYDIKIFDENGLELDAHQEGYLIIKLPLPPGALLGIWNDNERFQSSYLSQYDGYYFSGDGAIRDEDGYIFITGRVDDVINVAGHRLSTSEMEEIVSSHPDVAECAVIGIDDELKGQVPFATVVLKNGTDTSDENVEKEIVQMVREKIGAVACLKNVMTVKRLPKTRSGKILRKLIRTLLDGKEFQIPSTIDDEKIIEEIQQKINEYRAQTRN, encoded by the coding sequence ATGGAAGATTTATTTAAAAGGAGCATAGAAGACAAAGAAGGTTTCTGGAACGAACAGGCCGGGGAAATAAGCTGGTTTCAATTTCCAACACAAATTCTTTCTAAGGACGAAAACAGGTATGCTCAATGGTTTTCCGACGGAAAGCTGAATATGTGCTATTTGTGTATCGACAAACACATCGAAGACGGTTTCGGAGAGCAGACTGCCATTGTGTACGACTCGCCGGTTACCGGCCAGAAAATAAAATATACATTCAGTCAGGCGAAAGAGGAAATCTCGAAACTGGCTGGGGGCCTGATTTCGTTGGGTTTGCAGAAAGGAGATACGGCCGTGATTTACATGCCGATGATTCCGCAGACCTTATTTGCGATGCTGGCGTGTGCCAGAATCGGCGTCATTCACAATGTGGTTTTCGGCGGTTTTGCACCGAATGAACTCGTGGTACGGATCGATGACTGCAAGCCGAAAGCCCTGATTACCGCAACGGCAGGCATCGAAATCACCAAAAGAATTCCCTACCTCCCTCTGGTAGAAAAAGCCATTGAGCTGGCCCAGGACAAAGTGGAAAATATTATTGTTTACAACAGGAAATTAGCCGACAATCAGCATGAAATGTTTGAAGGGCTGATCGATTATGAAACATTGGTTCAGCAATCGGAGCCGGCAGACTGTGTACCCGTAGAATCCACTCATCCACTCTACTTACTGTATACTTCCGGAACCACAGGTAAACCCAAAGGAATCACCCGTGATACGGGAGGCTATGCCACCGCATTGAAATTTTCCATGAATTTTATTTACGGCGTGAAACCTGGAGAGACCTATTGGGCGGCCTCCGATTTCGGGTGGGCCGTCGGCCACAGCTTTTCCGTCTACGGACCTCTGATCAACAGCAATACAACAGTTATTTTCGAAGGAAAACCGGTGATGACACCAGATGCAGGCACATTCTGGAGAATCATTTCGGAATATAAAGTTTCGGTAATGTTTACCGCTCCTACCGCCATCCGTGCCATCAAAAAAGAAGATCCAAACGGTGAATTGGTGAAGAAATATGATTTAACCCATTTTAAAAAACAGTTTCTCGCCGGTGAAAGATGCGATGTGGCGACCCTAGACTGGTTTGCAGAACACATCGGTGTTCCTGCCATCGACCATTGGTGGCAGACGGAATCAGGATGGCCGATGCTCGGCTTGCTGACCGCTGACGATACTTACAAAATTAAAAGAGCTTCTGCCGGAAAACCGATTCCGGGATACGATATCAAAATTTTCGATGAAAACGGACTTGAACTGGATGCCCACCAGGAAGGTTACTTAATCATCAAGCTTCCGCTTCCGCCGGGCGCACTGCTGGGTATCTGGAATGATAACGAACGTTTTCAGAGCAGCTATTTATCGCAGTATGACGGTTATTATTTCTCAGGAGACGGCGCTATCAGAGATGAAGACGGATATATCTTCATTACCGGAAGAGTGGATGACGTCATCAATGTAGCCGGACACCGTCTCTCGACTTCCGAAATGGAAGAAATCGTCTCATCCCATCCAGATGTGGCCGAATGTGCTGTGATTGGAATTGATGACGAATTGAAAGGACAGGTTCCGTTTGCGACGGTAGTCCTGAAAAACGGCACGGATACTTCCGATGAAAATGTAGAAAAAGAGATCGTACAGATGGTCCGCGAAAAAATCGGTGCGGTAGCGTGCCTTAAAAATGTAATGACGGTGAAACGGTTGCCGAAAACGCGATCCGGAAAGATTTTAAGAAAACTGATAAGAACTTTACTGGACGGTAAGGAATTCCAGATTCCATCGACGATTGATGATGAAAAAATCATTGAGGAAATCCAGCAAAAAATCAACGAATATAGAGCGCAAACAAGAAATTAA
- a CDS encoding DUF2625 domain-containing protein produces MHPIEELINENDSGWPFVMEWVKAAKNKVEILPADKQKAVEALYKIQVTTRSPMGSIVYETGGILIDNGWIRILGSGNARLTRSLPDWNLGKTFTDFGQPSSYLLVADDAIGGFFVLNGGGLGKDVGKIYYFAPDTLEFEPLDLTYTEFLDFCFNHHLEEFYKGYRWKTWKEDVAKLNGDQVFNFVPYLWTKEGKDIEKTAKKEVPAEEQYNLNLAFRKQLGIDQL; encoded by the coding sequence ATGCATCCAATTGAAGAATTAATAAACGAAAACGACTCAGGCTGGCCATTCGTTATGGAATGGGTTAAGGCCGCAAAAAATAAAGTTGAAATCTTGCCGGCAGATAAGCAAAAAGCAGTAGAAGCTTTATATAAAATCCAGGTTACAACCCGTTCCCCGATGGGTTCAATTGTGTACGAAACCGGCGGTATTTTAATTGACAATGGGTGGATTAGAATATTGGGTTCCGGAAATGCGAGATTAACCAGAAGTTTACCTGACTGGAATCTTGGGAAAACTTTTACAGATTTTGGGCAACCCTCATCGTATCTGTTGGTTGCCGATGATGCAATTGGCGGTTTCTTTGTATTAAATGGTGGCGGACTTGGAAAAGATGTGGGCAAGATCTATTATTTTGCACCCGATACTTTGGAATTTGAGCCCCTTGATCTTACGTACACGGAATTCTTAGATTTCTGCTTTAATCATCATCTCGAAGAATTTTACAAAGGTTACCGATGGAAAACCTGGAAAGAAGATGTTGCCAAATTAAATGGTGATCAGGTTTTTAATTTTGTTCCGTATTTATGGACGAAAGAAGGGAAGGATATTGAGAAAACAGCTAAAAAAGAGGTTCCGGCTGAAGAACAGTACAACTTAAATTTAGCATTTAGAAAGCAATTGGGAATAGATCAGCTGTGA
- a CDS encoding bifunctional (p)ppGpp synthetase/guanosine-3',5'-bis(diphosphate) 3'-pyrophosphohydrolase, which produces MSYDFEQENKEILARYKDLISNTYRTLDEENNKLIRKAFDIALDAHKDQRRKTGEPYIYHPIAVAKIVATEIGLGATSIACALLHDVVEDSDYTYEDLKKIFGEKIADIVNGLTKISIMNHQNISVQSENYRKLLLTLSEDFRVILIKIADRLHNMRTLESMAPDKQKKIASETVYIYAPMAHRLGLYNIKSELEDLSLKYNNPDVYNEITQKLELAKESREKYIEEFKKEVSEKLHEEGLHFKIKGRAKAISSIYRKMLKQGVSFEEVYDNYAIRIIYKSDAKNEKFLAWKIYSIVTDVYHSNPSRMRDWITQPRSTGYESLHLTVLGPDKKWIEVQIRSERMDEIAEKGVAAHYKYKEGYKQSSEDRNFENWVTEIREVLEQQQNLTTSELLDNIKLNLYSKEVFVFTPKGEIKILPTNATALDFAFSVHSDLGMKCLGAKINGKLVPISYVLQNGDQVDILSSQNQKPKSDWLEFVVTSKAKSKIKSYLNSQKNQLVEDGKEILQRKLRHAKINFNDEEINKLQKFFNLKTSQELFLKFQSNELDASSLRKYIESKNVFNNLLSRFRKSPTKNTVYVEPKEQNLDMIVFGKDEEKLNYSYAKCCTVIPGDKIFGFITISDGIKVHSDNCPNAINLRAQYDYRVIPAKWVNAESFKNRVKIEIEGLDRMGMINDITTVISGSMGMDMKSMSIESNDGIFTGTIILEVKNKSQLEQTFKKLKDINGVSRVRRI; this is translated from the coding sequence ATGAGTTACGACTTCGAACAGGAAAATAAAGAGATCTTAGCCCGATATAAGGATCTGATCTCTAATACATACAGAACATTGGATGAGGAAAACAACAAACTCATCCGTAAGGCATTCGATATTGCCCTGGATGCCCACAAGGACCAGCGCAGGAAAACGGGTGAACCCTACATCTACCATCCCATCGCCGTTGCCAAAATCGTAGCGACGGAAATCGGTTTGGGGGCTACTTCTATTGCCTGTGCCCTCCTTCACGATGTTGTTGAAGACTCCGATTATACCTATGAAGATCTGAAGAAAATTTTTGGTGAGAAAATAGCCGATATTGTAAACGGGCTTACCAAGATTTCCATCATGAACCACCAGAATATTTCGGTGCAGTCTGAAAACTACAGGAAATTGCTACTGACACTTTCTGAGGATTTCCGGGTTATCCTGATCAAGATTGCGGACAGGCTTCACAATATGCGGACGTTGGAAAGCATGGCGCCGGACAAGCAGAAAAAGATCGCTTCTGAAACCGTGTACATTTATGCGCCGATGGCCCACCGTTTAGGGTTGTACAACATCAAATCCGAGCTGGAAGACCTTTCCCTGAAATACAACAATCCGGATGTCTACAACGAGATCACGCAAAAATTGGAACTTGCGAAGGAAAGCCGTGAGAAGTACATTGAGGAATTTAAAAAAGAGGTTTCCGAGAAGCTGCATGAGGAAGGTTTGCACTTTAAAATCAAAGGACGGGCGAAAGCCATTTCTTCGATCTACAGAAAAATGCTGAAACAGGGAGTTTCCTTTGAAGAAGTGTATGACAACTACGCCATCCGGATCATTTATAAATCTGATGCCAAGAATGAGAAATTCCTGGCCTGGAAAATTTATTCGATCGTAACAGATGTCTACCATAGCAATCCTTCCAGGATGCGCGACTGGATTACCCAGCCCCGTTCTACCGGTTATGAAAGTTTACATTTAACCGTACTTGGGCCGGATAAAAAATGGATCGAGGTTCAGATCCGTTCGGAAAGAATGGATGAGATTGCCGAAAAAGGGGTTGCCGCCCACTACAAATACAAAGAAGGGTACAAGCAAAGCTCGGAGGACCGGAATTTTGAAAACTGGGTAACCGAAATCCGCGAAGTCCTCGAGCAGCAGCAGAACCTTACGACTTCTGAGCTTCTAGATAACATTAAGCTCAACTTATACTCAAAAGAGGTTTTTGTCTTTACGCCAAAAGGGGAAATTAAGATTTTACCGACGAATGCCACCGCTTTGGATTTTGCCTTTTCCGTTCACTCCGATCTGGGTATGAAATGTTTAGGGGCAAAAATCAACGGAAAGCTGGTGCCGATCTCCTATGTTCTTCAGAATGGCGATCAGGTGGATATTTTGTCCTCCCAAAACCAGAAGCCGAAATCCGACTGGCTGGAATTTGTAGTCACTTCAAAAGCCAAGTCAAAGATCAAGAGTTATTTAAACTCGCAAAAGAACCAGCTGGTAGAAGACGGAAAAGAAATCCTTCAAAGAAAACTCCGTCATGCAAAAATTAATTTTAACGATGAAGAAATCAATAAACTTCAGAAATTCTTTAATCTTAAAACATCTCAGGAACTGTTCTTAAAATTCCAGTCGAATGAACTGGATGCAAGCAGTTTAAGAAAATATATCGAAAGCAAGAATGTATTCAACAACTTGCTTTCAAGATTCAGAAAATCTCCGACAAAAAATACTGTTTACGTAGAGCCGAAGGAGCAAAATCTGGACATGATCGTCTTCGGAAAAGATGAAGAAAAGCTGAATTACAGCTATGCCAAATGCTGTACGGTAATCCCGGGTGACAAAATTTTCGGATTTATCACCATTTCAGACGGAATTAAAGTTCACAGCGACAACTGTCCGAATGCCATCAATCTCCGCGCCCAATACGATTACCGGGTGATTCCTGCGAAATGGGTGAATGCGGAAAGCTTCAAAAACAGGGTAAAAATAGAGATCGAAGGACTCGACCGGATGGGAATGATCAACGATATCACTACCGTTATCAGCGGCTCGATGGGAATGGACATGAAAAGCATGTCTATCGAATCCAACGATGGAATTTTTACAGGAACAATTATTCTTGAGGTAAAAAATAAAAGCCAGCTGGAGCAGACCTTTAAGAAGTTAAAAGACATTAATGGAGTTTCCAGGGTGAGGAGAATATAA
- the nhaA gene encoding Na+/H+ antiporter NhaA: protein MNLTQYFKEFFRSSQSSGIILMVCVAVSLLIANSSFAGNFQNFLNKEIGTDIFHLKYPVSIWINDGLMAIFFLLVGLEIKREMIEGELSSFKNASLPIFAAIGGMLVPAVIYTVFNSGTAYANGWGIPMATDIAFSLAIVSMLGKKIPNSIKIFLAALAIVDDLGAILVIAIFYTEQIHWSYLLLSLGVTALLFLLNYLKVTRIIFYLIPGIFLWYFLHHSGIHATIAGVLLAFSIPTNVSTTEISPLEKLEHQLHFPVSFLIMPVFALTNTNITFTKEMVSGLTSTLGSGIICGLVLGKLVGINLFSLIAVKFRLSSLPQNSSWKQMIGVGLLAGIGFTMSIFIALLSFKGQTEIQDEAKFAILIASFIAAVSGFIILKTASKNEIPEED from the coding sequence ATGAATCTGACACAGTATTTTAAAGAGTTTTTCAGGAGCAGCCAGTCCTCCGGAATCATCCTGATGGTCTGTGTCGCCGTCTCATTACTCATTGCCAATTCTTCTTTTGCAGGAAACTTTCAGAATTTTTTAAACAAAGAAATTGGAACCGACATCTTTCACCTGAAATATCCGGTAAGCATCTGGATCAATGATGGTCTAATGGCCATATTTTTCCTTCTGGTAGGACTGGAAATCAAACGGGAAATGATCGAAGGCGAACTTTCTTCATTTAAGAATGCTTCCCTTCCCATTTTTGCCGCCATTGGCGGAATGCTGGTTCCGGCAGTGATCTATACGGTATTCAATTCAGGAACAGCATATGCAAACGGTTGGGGAATTCCAATGGCTACGGATATCGCCTTTTCATTGGCTATCGTTTCCATGCTGGGAAAGAAAATTCCGAATTCCATTAAGATTTTCCTGGCGGCATTGGCGATTGTGGATGATCTGGGAGCCATTCTCGTGATTGCCATCTTTTATACCGAGCAAATCCATTGGAGTTATTTACTGCTTTCTTTGGGAGTAACCGCATTGCTTTTCTTACTGAATTACTTAAAAGTTACCAGGATTATCTTTTATCTTATTCCGGGAATCTTTTTATGGTACTTCCTGCATCATTCAGGAATCCATGCCACCATTGCAGGCGTTCTGCTGGCGTTTTCCATTCCGACAAATGTTTCAACAACAGAAATTTCCCCTTTGGAAAAACTTGAGCATCAGCTGCATTTCCCGGTAAGCTTTCTCATCATGCCCGTTTTCGCCCTAACCAATACCAATATTACTTTTACCAAAGAAATGGTTTCCGGGCTTACGAGCACCCTCGGATCAGGGATTATCTGCGGGTTGGTACTGGGAAAATTGGTTGGAATTAATTTGTTTTCGCTAATTGCGGTTAAATTCAGATTAAGTTCCCTGCCTCAGAACAGCTCATGGAAACAGATGATCGGTGTCGGCTTGCTCGCCGGAATCGGATTTACCATGTCAATTTTCATTGCACTGCTTTCGTTTAAAGGACAAACCGAAATTCAGGACGAAGCTAAGTTTGCCATTTTAATCGCCTCATTCATAGCAGCGGTTTCAGGATTTATTATTTTAAAAACAGCTTCGAAAAACGAAATTCCGGAAGAAGATTAG
- a CDS encoding YihY/virulence factor BrkB family protein, protein MSAKLPKFILKIQEFFDGIHIPVLGISLWQMFQIYIRGIFKDKIGRKAAAISWSFTISLFPFILFLLSILPYMPHYDKLQFYIFDVLLHNIFPSNIEGDVRDYIENSIVPNMKGISNLTIVFALIFATNGTFSLINGFNENTDEKMTDVKEFILSFFITIGFISIVFLSLFGVYYSEFVLKLFTPVKDISWLVKNLSKIIGFVSFPIFYFILLALFYWLGTVRIARFRQAVPGAILTTVLFVVTTYIFALYVKNIARYNVLYGSIGSMILLMIWINVNVYLLLFGNELNMAIRKVRIEKLLSDQLKREGKSKELDNKTLKNRRKNLKDKNQE, encoded by the coding sequence ATGAGCGCAAAACTACCTAAATTTATCTTGAAAATTCAAGAGTTTTTCGACGGTATCCATATTCCTGTATTGGGAATTTCTCTCTGGCAAATGTTTCAGATCTATATCCGCGGAATTTTTAAAGATAAGATAGGCCGTAAAGCAGCAGCCATTTCATGGAGCTTTACCATCAGTTTGTTTCCGTTTATTCTCTTCCTCCTGTCGATTCTGCCATACATGCCGCATTACGACAAGCTTCAGTTTTATATTTTTGATGTTTTGCTGCACAATATTTTCCCGTCCAATATTGAAGGTGATGTGCGGGATTATATCGAAAACAGCATCGTTCCGAATATGAAAGGCATCAGTAACCTGACGATCGTTTTTGCCCTGATATTTGCCACCAACGGAACTTTTTCTCTGATCAACGGATTTAATGAAAATACGGATGAAAAAATGACCGATGTGAAAGAATTTATCCTTTCCTTTTTTATTACCATCGGCTTCATTTCTATTGTTTTTCTTTCTCTGTTCGGAGTCTACTATTCGGAGTTTGTACTGAAGCTCTTTACGCCGGTGAAGGATATTTCTTGGCTGGTCAAAAACCTTTCGAAAATCATCGGGTTTGTATCTTTCCCTATTTTTTATTTTATATTGCTCGCTCTGTTTTACTGGCTGGGCACGGTACGGATCGCCCGATTCAGGCAGGCAGTTCCGGGGGCTATTTTAACGACTGTTTTATTTGTAGTGACAACCTATATCTTTGCGCTTTATGTGAAGAATATCGCCCGTTACAACGTGTTGTACGGATCCATCGGAAGTATGATCCTGCTGATGATCTGGATTAATGTAAACGTTTACCTGCTGCTTTTCGGCAACGAGTTGAATATGGCCATCAGAAAAGTGAGGATCGAAAAGCTGCTGTCCGATCAGTTAAAAAGAGAAGGGAAAAGCAAGGAACTTGACAATAAGACCCTTAAAAACCGCCGTAAAAATCTAAAAGATAAAAATCAGGAATAA
- the rlmH gene encoding 23S rRNA (pseudouridine(1915)-N(3))-methyltransferase RlmH codes for MQISLLCIGKTDDKEITSLINYYLKRLPKHWNFEITEIPDVKNAKNLSPDLLKKEEGKLFLNHIDRTDLVLILDEKGKQFTSREFAQKIDHWMNASVKKIHLLIGGAYGFSEEMYSRANEKMSLSKMTFTHQMIRLFIVEQIYRADQILQGKPYHND; via the coding sequence ATGCAGATCAGTTTACTTTGTATCGGAAAAACAGACGATAAGGAAATTACTTCTTTGATCAATTATTACCTGAAACGTCTTCCGAAACACTGGAATTTTGAAATTACTGAAATCCCGGATGTAAAAAATGCGAAAAACCTTTCACCGGATCTCCTGAAAAAAGAAGAGGGAAAACTGTTTTTAAACCACATCGACAGGACGGATCTTGTGCTGATCCTGGATGAGAAAGGAAAGCAGTTTACCAGCAGGGAATTCGCCCAGAAAATAGACCATTGGATGAATGCTTCGGTAAAAAAAATCCATCTGCTGATTGGCGGGGCCTACGGATTTTCAGAAGAAATGTATTCCAGGGCCAACGAGAAAATGTCGCTGTCTAAAATGACGTTTACCCATCAGATGATCCGGCTGTTTATCGTAGAACAGATCTACCGTGCCGACCAGATCCTACAGGGTAAACCTTATCACAATGACTGA